The following coding sequences are from one Anabaena sphaerica FACHB-251 window:
- a CDS encoding chromosome segregation ATPase: protein MPPIEPLESSSPQPMSSNWYLLTVRSKKREVFLKYLKFAIDQNKLEEFFLDIKIPQDSVYEDMVLLNLSNFKTASTYLKKVECFQNIERKPLQSTQVNRMLGIL from the coding sequence ATGCCACCGATAGAACCTCTAGAATCTTCGTCACCACAGCCTATGAGTAGTAATTGGTACTTGTTAACTGTGCGTTCTAAAAAGCGAGAAGTATTTTTAAAATATCTAAAATTTGCGATTGACCAAAATAAACTAGAAGAATTTTTTTTAGATATTAAAATCCCCCAAGACTCAGTATATGAAGATATGGTTTTACTCAATCTGAGTAATTTTAAAACTGCTTCTACATATCTAAAAAAAGTTGAATGTTTTCAGAATATAGAACGCAAACCCTTACAGTCAACACAAGTTAATCGGATGTTGGGGATTCTTTAA
- a CDS encoding M20 family metallopeptidase, translating to MLTRIKDIATNLAPRLVEIRRHIHSHPELSGQEYQTAAFVAGVLSSSGLHVEEGVGKTGVIGELHSTHQDEKVLAIRTDMDALPIQERSGLEYASRMEGVMHACGHDVHTTVGLGTAMVLSQIADELGGKIRFLFQPAEEIAQGASWMVKDGVMNNVSAILGIHVFPSIPAGSVGIRYGALTAAADDLEIIILGESGHGARPHEAIDAIWIASQVITALQQAISRTQNPLRPVVLSIGQINGGRAPNVIADKVQLLGTVRSLHPETRAQLPHWIENIVANVCNSYGAKYQVNYRQGVPSVQNDYGLTQLLQSSAEEAWSSDRVQVLPEPSLGAEDFSVYLEHAPGSMFRLGVGYKDRIINHPLHHPQFEVDESAIITGVVTLAYAAYKYWQSK from the coding sequence ATGCTAACCCGGATTAAAGATATAGCCACCAACCTAGCACCCCGCTTAGTAGAGATTCGCCGCCATATTCACTCACACCCAGAACTCAGCGGACAAGAGTATCAAACTGCTGCGTTTGTGGCTGGTGTATTGTCTTCGAGTGGTTTGCACGTGGAAGAAGGGGTGGGTAAAACTGGTGTGATCGGTGAATTACACAGCACTCACCAAGATGAAAAAGTGTTGGCAATTCGCACTGATATGGATGCTTTGCCCATACAAGAACGCAGCGGATTGGAATATGCTTCTCGGATGGAAGGAGTAATGCACGCTTGTGGGCATGACGTTCATACTACAGTAGGTTTAGGTACAGCGATGGTGCTGTCGCAAATAGCAGATGAGTTGGGTGGTAAAATCAGGTTTTTATTCCAGCCAGCAGAAGAAATTGCCCAAGGTGCAAGCTGGATGGTAAAAGATGGGGTGATGAATAATGTCTCTGCTATTTTGGGGATTCATGTTTTTCCTTCGATCCCGGCTGGTTCTGTTGGTATTCGTTACGGTGCATTGACAGCAGCAGCAGATGATTTAGAAATTATTATTCTTGGTGAATCTGGACATGGGGCGCGTCCTCATGAAGCCATTGATGCGATTTGGATTGCTTCGCAGGTAATTACCGCATTGCAACAAGCTATTAGCCGCACTCAAAATCCTTTGCGTCCAGTGGTTTTGAGTATTGGACAGATTAATGGTGGTAGAGCGCCCAATGTGATTGCAGATAAAGTACAGTTATTGGGTACGGTGCGATCGCTCCACCCAGAAACCCGCGCCCAACTACCACACTGGATTGAAAATATTGTTGCTAATGTTTGCAATTCCTACGGTGCAAAATATCAAGTTAATTATCGTCAAGGTGTACCCAGTGTACAAAATGATTATGGTCTGACACAATTATTACAATCATCAGCGGAGGAAGCTTGGAGTAGCGATCGCGTGCAAGTATTACCCGAACCTTCCCTTGGGGCTGAAGATTTTTCTGTTTATTTGGAACACGCTCCTGGTTCCATGTTTCGCTTGGGTGTAGGCTATAAAGATAGAATCATCAATCATCCTTTACATCATCCGCAATTTGAAGTTGATGAATCTGCCATAATTACCGGGGTTGTGACGTTGGCTTATGCGGCTTATAAATACTGGCAATCTAAATAA
- a CDS encoding ATP-binding protein gives MVNTINIPRYPPEFEQIIAAKNHNFVGREFVFAAINNFLNQYDRGYFTIIGEPGIGKSAILAHYVSQNPGIVYYNVEIAGKNRAEEFLTNICTQLIEITQHQGSKNVTSNFSDSTTENSSFLSLLLQQISDRLHPEQRLIITIDSCDRIDINNQPRGSNLFYLPRYLPEKVYFILTRRPFLSDKSGLLIETPSQSLDLSNYPEQNRADIQEYIRNFSFQNINHQLTLLSQDETNFMYVSEILTAINENIYPENLQLYYQNHLEKMNLTTSEQQTIALQVLNILIQERSISIETIAERLDEDEYDIKVILDNWREFFHLESRVEEIQYSLYHVSFRDWLRQQLEFK, from the coding sequence ATGGTAAATACAATCAATATTCCCAGATATCCGCCAGAATTTGAGCAAATCATCGCCGCTAAAAATCACAACTTTGTCGGTCGTGAGTTTGTCTTTGCTGCTATTAATAATTTTCTTAATCAATATGACCGGGGCTATTTTACTATTATCGGTGAACCGGGTATTGGTAAAAGTGCTATTCTTGCCCATTATGTCAGCCAAAATCCCGGAATTGTTTATTACAATGTCGAAATTGCGGGTAAAAATCGCGCTGAGGAATTTCTGACAAATATCTGTACTCAATTAATAGAAATTACCCAACATCAAGGCAGTAAAAATGTAACATCTAATTTTTCTGATTCTACCACAGAAAACAGTAGTTTTTTATCTTTATTACTGCAACAAATCAGCGATAGATTACATCCAGAACAACGGTTAATTATTACTATTGATAGTTGTGATAGAATTGATATTAATAATCAACCACGCGGCTCAAATCTTTTCTATTTACCCCGTTATCTGCCGGAAAAGGTTTATTTTATCCTTACTCGTCGTCCTTTTTTATCAGATAAATCAGGTTTATTAATTGAAACTCCATCTCAATCTTTAGATTTATCAAATTACCCAGAACAAAATCGCGCTGATATTCAGGAATATATCAGAAATTTCAGCTTTCAGAATATTAATCATCAATTAACACTTCTGAGTCAAGATGAAACTAATTTTATGTATGTTAGCGAAATCTTGACAGCTATTAATGAAAATATTTATCCTGAAAATTTACAACTTTATTATCAAAATCATTTAGAAAAGATGAATTTAACAACCAGTGAACAGCAAACAATAGCTTTACAGGTGTTAAATATCTTAATTCAAGAGCGATCAATTTCTATAGAAACTATAGCAGAAAGATTAGATGAAGATGAATATGACATCAAAGTAATTTTAGATAATTGGCGAGAATTTTTCCATTTAGAATCAAGAGTAGAAGAAATTCAATATAGTCTTTATCATGTTAGTTTTCGTGATTGGTTAAGGCAACAACTTGAGTTTAAATAA